The proteins below come from a single Peromyscus maniculatus bairdii isolate BWxNUB_F1_BW_parent chromosome 13, HU_Pman_BW_mat_3.1, whole genome shotgun sequence genomic window:
- the LOC102923842 gene encoding alkaline phosphatase, germ cell type-like, with amino-acid sequence MGVTTVTATRILKGQMGGHLGPETPLAMDRFPYMALSKTYNVDRQVPDSAGTATAYLCGVKANYKTIGLSAAARFDQCNTTFGNEVISVMHRAKKAGKSVGVVTTTSVQHASPAGTYAHTVNRDWYSDAEMSASALQEGCKDISLQLISNMDIDVILGGGRKFMFPKGTPDQEYPDNAGQAGTRLDGQNLVQEWLAKYQGARYVWNRTELIQASLDPSVTHLMGLFEPEHMKYDIYRDPTQDPSLAEMTEVAVRMLSRNPRGFYLFVEGGRIDHGHHEVIAYRALTETIMFDSAIAKADQLTSEQDTMILVTADHSHVFSFGGYTLRGTSIFGLAPFKAQDGRSFTSILYGNGPGYQLQKGVRPDVTDRESRDPTYQQQVAVPLSSETHGGGDVAIFARGPQAHLVHGVQEQNYIAHVMAFAGCLEPYTDCGLAPPAGQSSAASRGQTSALMLLLAGTMLMVVAAEP; translated from the exons ATGGGGGTGACCACAGTGACAGCCACCAGAATCCTAAAGGGACAGATGGGAGGCCATCTAGGACCTGAGACACCCCTAGCCATGGACCGCTTCCCATACATGGCTCTGTCCAAG ACATACAACGTGGACAGACAGGTCCCAGACAGTGCAGGCACAGCCACCGCCTATCTCTGTGGGGTCAAGGCCAACTACAAGACCATTGGCTTGAGCGCAGCTGCCCGATTCGACCAGTGCAACACCACATTTGGCAACGAGGTCATCTCAGTGATGCATCGTGCAAAGAAAGCAG GAAAGTCTGTGGGAGTGGTGACCACCACGTCGGTACAGCACGCCTCTCCAGCTGGCACCTACGCACACACGGTGAACCGTGATTGGTACTCGGATGCAGAAATGTCTGCCTCAGCGCTGCAGGAGGGCTGCAAGGACATCTCTCTACAGCTCATCTCCAACATGGACATTGAT GTGATCCTCGGTGGTGGCCGCAAGTTCATGTTTCCCAAGGGAACACCAGACCAGGAATATCCAGACAACGCTGGCCAGGCTGGAACCAGGCTGGATGGACAGAACCTCGTTCAAGAGTGGCTGGCAAAGTATCAg GGGGCCCGGTATGTTTGGAACCGCACAGAGCTCATTCAGGCGTCCCTGGACCCATCTGTGACACACCTCATGG GCCTCTTTGAGCCTGAACACATGAAATATGACATCTACCGAGACCCTACCCAGGACCCCTCCCTGGCGGAGATGACAGAGGTGGCCGTGCGCATGCTGAGCAGGAACCCCCGAGGCTTCTACCTCTTTGTGGAAG GGGGCCGCATCGACCATGGCCACCACGAAGTCATAGCCTATCGTGCACTGACTGAGACCATCATGTTCGACTCGGCCATTGCTAAGGCGGACCAGCTCACCAGTGAGCAGGACACGATGATCCTTGTCACTGCTGACCACTCCCACGTCTTCTCCTTTGGTGGCTACACACTTCGGGGGACCTCCATCTTCG GGCTAgctcccttcaaggctcaggatGGCAGATCCTTTACCTCCATCCTATATGGCAACGGGCCCGGCTATCAACTCCAGAAAGGTGTCCGGCCAGATGTCACTGACAGGGAGAGCC GTGACCCCACGTACCAGCAGCAGGTGGCTGTACCGCTGTCCTCGGAGACCCACGGCGGGGGGGACGTGGCGATATTCGCGCGTGGCCCGCAGGCACACCTGGTGCACGGAGTGCAGGAGCAGAACTACATCGCGCACGTCATGGCCTTTGCAGGCTGCCTGGAGCCCTACACCGACTGCGGCCTGGCGCCCCCTGCCGGCCAGAGCAGTGCGGCGAGCCGGGGCCAGACCTCTGCCCTGATGCTCCTGTTGGCAGGGACAATGTTGATGGTGGTGGCAGCTGAGCCCTGA
- the LOC102924147 gene encoding intestinal-type alkaline phosphatase 1-like isoform X2 has product MQGDRALLLFLLGLRIQLSFGVIPVEEENPAFWNQKAAEALNVAKKLQPIQTSAKNLIIFLGDGMGVPTVTATRILKGQRGNHLGPETPLAMDRFPYMALSKTYNVDRQVPDSAGTATAYLCGVKANYKTIGLSAAARFDQCNTTFGNEVISVMYRAKKAGKSVGVVTTTRVQHASPAGTYAHTVNRNWYSDAEMPPSAVQEGCKDIATQLISNMDIDVILGGGRKFMFPKGTPDPEYPNDTAQYGTRLDGQNLVEAWLAKHQGARYVWNRTELFQASEDPKVTHLMGLFEPAEMKYDIYRDPTQDPSLAEMTEVAVRMLSRNPRGFYLFVEGGRIDQGHHAGTAYLALTEAVMFDSAIDKADQLTSEKDTMILVTADHSHVFSFGGYTLRGTSIFGLAPANALDGKSYTSILYGNGPGYVLDSGDRPNVNSTQSGDPTYKQQAAVPLSSETHGGEDVAIFARGPQAHLVHGVQEQNYIAHVMAFAGCLEPYTDCGLAPPAGQSSTTTPGPTTTTRGQTTTTRGQTTTTRGQTTTTRGQTTTTRGQRETQVTNSAVGQATALLSLQLLVSTLLLVGTVMVTS; this is encoded by the exons ATGCAGGGAGACCGGGcgctgctgctgttcttgttgGGTCTCAGGATACAACTCTCCTTTGGTGTCATCCCAG TGGAGGAAGAAAATCCAGCCTTCTGGAACCAAAAGGCAGCCGAGGCCCTGAATGTTGCCAAGAAGCTGCAGCCCATTCAGACATCAGCCAAGAACCTCATCATCTTCCTGGGGGACG GGATGGGGGTGCCCACAGTGACAGCCACCAGGATCCTAAAGGGACAGAGGGGAAACCATCTAGGACCTGAGACACCCCTAGCCATGGACCGCTTCCCATACATGGCTCTGTCCAAG ACATACAACGTGGACAGACAGGTCCCAGACAGTGCAGGCACAGCCACCGCCTATCTCTGTGGGGTCAAGGCCAACTACAAGACCATTGGCTTGAGCGCAGCTGCCCGATTCGACCAGTGCAACACCACATTTGGCAACGAGGTCATCTCAGTGATGTATCGTGCAAAGAAAGCAG GAAAGTCTGTGGGAGTGGTGACGACCACCAGGGTACAGCACGCCTCTCCAGCTGGCACCTACGCGCACACGGTGAACCGGAACTGGTACTCGGATGCAGAAATGCCTCCTTCTGCGGTGCAGGAGGGCTGCAAGGACATTGCCACACAACTCATTTCCAACATGGACATTGAT GTGATTCTCGGTGGAGGTCGCAAGTTCATGTTTCCCAAGGGGACACCAGACCCTGAATACCCAAATGACACTGCCCAATATGGAACCAGGCTGGATGGACAGAACCTAGTGGAAGCGTGGCTGGCAAAGCACCAG GGGGCCCGGTATGTTTGGAACCGCACGGAGCTCTTTCAGGCGTCCGAGGATCCCAAAGTGACTCACCTCATGG GCCTCTTTGAACCAGCAGAAATGAAATATGACATCTACCGAGACCCTACCCAGGACCCCTCCCTGGCGGAGATGACAGAGGTGGCCGTGCGCATGCTGAGCAGGAACCCCCGAGGCTTCTACCTCTTTGTGGAGG GGGGTCGTATTGACCAAGGCCATCATGCGGGCACGGCCTACCTGGCACTGACTGAGGCCGTCATGTTCGACTCGGCCATTGATAAGGCGGACCAGCTCACCAGTGAGAAGGACACGATGATCCTTGTCACTGCTGACCACTCCCACGTCTTCTCCTTTGGTGGCTACACACTTCGGGGGACCTCCATCTTCG GTCTGGCTCCAGCCAATGCTCTAGACGGCAAGTCCTACACTTCCATTCTCTACGGCAACGGCCCGGGCTACGTGCTCGATTCAGGAGACCGGCCCAATGTCAACAGTACTCAGAGTG GTGACCCCACGTACAAGCAGCAGGCGGCTGTACCGCTGTCCTCGGAGACCCACGGCGGGGAGGACGTGGCGATATTCGCGCGTGGCCCGCAGGCACACCTGGTGCACGGAGTGCAGGAGCAGAACTACATCGCGCACGTCATGGCCTTTGCAGGCTGCCTGGAGCCCTACACCGACTGCGGCCTGGCGCCCCCTGCCGGCCAGAGCAGCACCACCACCCCGGGCCCGACCACCACCACCCGGGGCcagaccaccaccacccggggccagaccaccaccaccaggggccagaccaccaccacccggggccagaccaccaccaccaggggCCAGAGAGAGACTCAAGTTACAAATAGCGCAGTCGGCCAGGCCACTGCCTTGCTGTCCCTGCAACTGCTGGTCAGCACACTGCTATTAGTAGGGACCGTCATGGTGACATCCTGA
- the LOC102924147 gene encoding intestinal-type alkaline phosphatase 1-like isoform X1 codes for MGVPTVTATRILKGQRGNHLGPETPLAMDRFPYMALSKTYNVDRQVPDSAGTATAYLCGVKANYKTIGLSAAARFDQCNTTFGNEVISVMYRAKKAGKSVGVVTTTRVQHASPAGTYAHTVNRNWYSDAEMPPSAVQEGCKDIATQLISNMDIDVILGGGRKFMFPKGTPDPEYPNDTAQYGTRLDGQNLVEAWLAKHQGARYVWNRTELFQASEDPKVTHLMGLFEPAEMKYDIYRDPTQDPSLAEMTEVAVRMLSRNPRGFYLFVEGGRIDQGHHAGTAYLALTEAVMFDSAIDKADQLTSEKDTMILVTADHSHVFSFGGYTLRGTSIFGLAPANALDGKSYTSILYGNGPGYVLDSGDRPNVNSTQSGDPTYKQQAAVPLSSETHGGEDVAIFARGPQAHLVHGVQEQNYIAHVMAFAGCLEPYTDCGLAPPAGQSSTTTPGPTTTTRGQTTTTRGQTTTTRGQTTTTRGQTTTTRGQRETQVTNSAVGQATALLSLQLLVSTLLLVGTVMVTS; via the exons ATGGGGGTGCCCACAGTGACAGCCACCAGGATCCTAAAGGGACAGAGGGGAAACCATCTAGGACCTGAGACACCCCTAGCCATGGACCGCTTCCCATACATGGCTCTGTCCAAG ACATACAACGTGGACAGACAGGTCCCAGACAGTGCAGGCACAGCCACCGCCTATCTCTGTGGGGTCAAGGCCAACTACAAGACCATTGGCTTGAGCGCAGCTGCCCGATTCGACCAGTGCAACACCACATTTGGCAACGAGGTCATCTCAGTGATGTATCGTGCAAAGAAAGCAG GAAAGTCTGTGGGAGTGGTGACGACCACCAGGGTACAGCACGCCTCTCCAGCTGGCACCTACGCGCACACGGTGAACCGGAACTGGTACTCGGATGCAGAAATGCCTCCTTCTGCGGTGCAGGAGGGCTGCAAGGACATTGCCACACAACTCATTTCCAACATGGACATTGAT GTGATTCTCGGTGGAGGTCGCAAGTTCATGTTTCCCAAGGGGACACCAGACCCTGAATACCCAAATGACACTGCCCAATATGGAACCAGGCTGGATGGACAGAACCTAGTGGAAGCGTGGCTGGCAAAGCACCAG GGGGCCCGGTATGTTTGGAACCGCACGGAGCTCTTTCAGGCGTCCGAGGATCCCAAAGTGACTCACCTCATGG GCCTCTTTGAACCAGCAGAAATGAAATATGACATCTACCGAGACCCTACCCAGGACCCCTCCCTGGCGGAGATGACAGAGGTGGCCGTGCGCATGCTGAGCAGGAACCCCCGAGGCTTCTACCTCTTTGTGGAGG GGGGTCGTATTGACCAAGGCCATCATGCGGGCACGGCCTACCTGGCACTGACTGAGGCCGTCATGTTCGACTCGGCCATTGATAAGGCGGACCAGCTCACCAGTGAGAAGGACACGATGATCCTTGTCACTGCTGACCACTCCCACGTCTTCTCCTTTGGTGGCTACACACTTCGGGGGACCTCCATCTTCG GTCTGGCTCCAGCCAATGCTCTAGACGGCAAGTCCTACACTTCCATTCTCTACGGCAACGGCCCGGGCTACGTGCTCGATTCAGGAGACCGGCCCAATGTCAACAGTACTCAGAGTG GTGACCCCACGTACAAGCAGCAGGCGGCTGTACCGCTGTCCTCGGAGACCCACGGCGGGGAGGACGTGGCGATATTCGCGCGTGGCCCGCAGGCACACCTGGTGCACGGAGTGCAGGAGCAGAACTACATCGCGCACGTCATGGCCTTTGCAGGCTGCCTGGAGCCCTACACCGACTGCGGCCTGGCGCCCCCTGCCGGCCAGAGCAGCACCACCACCCCGGGCCCGACCACCACCACCCGGGGCcagaccaccaccacccggggccagaccaccaccaccaggggccagaccaccaccacccggggccagaccaccaccaccaggggCCAGAGAGAGACTCAAGTTACAAATAGCGCAGTCGGCCAGGCCACTGCCTTGCTGTCCCTGCAACTGCTGGTCAGCACACTGCTATTAGTAGGGACCGTCATGGTGACATCCTGA